Below is a genomic region from Streptomyces ferrugineus.
ATCCAGCCGCACTACGGCCTCAACCTCACCCAGATGTTCGAGGCGATGGAGGAGGGCACGCTCAAGGCCGTCTACTGCATCGGCGAGAACCCGGCGCAGTCGGAGGCGGACAGCGAGCAGGCCGTACGGCGCATGGGGCAGCTCGACTTCCTCGTCGTCCAGGACATCTTCCTGACGAGGACGGCCGAGCTGGCCGACGTCGTCCTCCCCGCGACCGCCGGGTGGGCCGAGACCGAGGGCACCACCACCAACAGCGAGCGCCGGGTCCAGCGGGTGCGCCGGGCCGTCACCGCACCCGGCGAGGCGCGCGAGGACATCGACATCATCTGCGAGCTGGCGGCACGGCTCGGCCACGAGTGGAAGTACGCGGACGCCGAGGCGGTGTGGAACGAGCTGCGCTCGGTCTCCCCCGACCACTACGGGATGACGTACGAACGCCTGGCGGAGCACCAGGGCATCCAGTGGCCGTGCCCGAGCACCGAGCAGCTCGAACCGACGTACCTGCACGGCCGGTTGTGGGAGGGGGATCCGGCGCGGCGCGGCAGGCCGGCGCCGTTCGGGATCGTCCAGCACGATCCGCCGGTCGACCTCACCGACGAGGAGTACCCCGTCCGGCTCACCACCGGGCGACGGCTCGACTCGTACAACACCGGGGTGCAGAGCGGGAGTTTCGCCTCCCCGCTGCGGCGCGGCGAGTACGTCGAGCTCAGCCCGGAGGACGCCGAGCGCTACGGGGTCGTCGTCGGCGAGGAGGTCCAGGTGACCTCGCGGCGCGGTGCGGTCGTGGCACCGGTGTGGGTCGACACGGCGCTGCGGCCCGGGCTCGCCTTCATGACCATGCACTTTCCCGACGAGGTGGACACCAACCAGCTCACGATCGAGGCGAACTGCCCGATCGCGGGCACGGCGGAGTTCAAGGCGTCGGCGATCCGGATCGAGAAGCTCCCCGTCGCGACCATCGTGAGGTGACGTAAGTGGACCTGCACTTCGGCGACAGCAAACCGACGGACGACGAACGGGCGGCCGTCGACGCCCTGTTGGGCCCACCGGAGTCGTCGTGGGAGGGTGCCGACCGCTCCGACGCGGACCTCAGGTGGGCGCGCGGCGGACGCGAGGCCCGGGACCGCCGCGACCTGCTGTTGCCGGGGCTGCACGCCATCAACGACCGGATCGGCTGGATCAGCGAGGGCGCCCTCGACTACCTGTGCCGGCGCCTGACGGTGCCGCCGTCGGAGGCGTACGGGGTGGCCACCTTCTACGCCATGTTCTCCGTGAAGCCGCGTCCGGCCACGGTGCTGCACGTCTGCACCGACCTGGCGTGCGCGGCCACGGGGGCGTCCGAGCTGTGCGCCGGGATCGAGTCGGCTCTCGGTCCCGGTGTCCATGTCGAGCGCAGCCCCTGTCTGGGCCTGTGCGAACGGGCTCCGGCCGCGCTCGCGATCAAGGCCGGGGATCCGGTGCGTACGGCGGTCTCGGCGCCGGCGACCGTGCACGACGCCGTCCTCGCCGCCAGCGCACCGGACTCGGCGCCGCAGGAGCCGCCGGCGGCGATGGCGGTACCGCAGGCCGGGGATCCCGGACTGACCCTGCTGAGCCGGGTCGGGGTCGTCGACCCTTCCTCGCTGGACGACTACCGCGCCCACGGCGGCTACACCGCGCTGCGCCGGGCCTTCGAGATCGGTCCCGCCGGAGTCATCCGTGAGGTCACCGACTCCGGCCTGGTCGGGCGCGGCGGCGCCGCCTTCCCCACCGGCCGCAAATGGCAGGCCACGGCGTCCCAGCCCGACCATCCGCACTACCTCGTCTGCAACGCCGACGAATCGGAGCCGGGCACCTTCAAGGACCGCGTGATCATGGAGGGCGACCCCTATGCGCTGATCGAGGCGATGACGATCGCGGCGTATGCGACGGGCGCCCACAAGGGCTACCTGTATCTGCGCGGCGAGTATCCACGGGCGCTGGCGCGCCTGGAGCACGCCATCGCGCAGGCACGCGCGCGTGGGCTGCTCGGGGACGACGTCCTCGGGCAGGGATACGCCTTCGACATCGAGATCAGGCGAGGGGCGGGGGCGTACATCTGCGGCGAGGAGACGGCCCTGTTCAACTCCATCGAGGGCTACCGGGGCGAGCCGCGCTCGAAGCCGCCGTTCCCGGTGGAGAAGGGGCTGTTCGGCAAGCCGACCGTCGAGAACAACGTGGAGACGCTGGTCAATGTGCTGCCGATCCTGACCATGGGCGCCCCGGCGTACGCGGCGATCGGAACGGAGCGGTCCACCGGGCCGAAGCTGTTCTGCGTGTCAGGGAGTGTGGCGCGGCCCGGGATCTACGAGCTGCCCTTCGGCGCGACACTGGGCGAGCTGCTGGAGCTGGCCGGGGTCCGGGACGGGCTGCGTGCGGTGCTGCTGGGCGGGGCGGCCGGCGGCTTCGTACGGCCGGACGAGCTCGGCATCCCGCTGACCTTCGAGGGCACGCGCGAGGCGGGCACGACGCTCGGCTCGGGTGTGGTCATGGCCTTCGACGACACCGTCCCGCTGCCCCGGCTGCTGCTGCGCATCGCCGAGTTCTTCCGGGACGAGTCGTGCGGGCAGTGCGTGCCGTGCCGGGTCGGGACCGTACGGCAGGAGGAGGCGCTGCACCGGATCGCCGAGCGCACGGGTGCGGCGGCCGCCGATGACATCGCCCTGCTCAGGGAGGTCGGCCGCGCGATGCGGGACGCCTCGATCTGCGGTCTGGGGCAGACCGCGTGGAACGCCGTGGAATCCGCCATCGACCGTCTGGGGGCGTACGAATGACCGTGGTACCGCTGGGGATCCCGCGCCGGCTGCTGGAGTTCACGATCGACGGGGAGCCCGTGCGCACGACGGAGGGCTCCACGATCCTGGACGCCTGCCGGGCGGCGGGGAAGGACATCCCGACCCTGTGCGAAGGGGACACGCTCAGGCCCAAGAACGCCTGCCGGGTGTGCGTGGTGGAGGTCGAGGGGTCCCGGACCCTGGTACCCGCCTGCTCACGCAAGGCCGAGGCCGGCATGGAGGTGCGGACCGGCACCGAGCGGGCCCGGCACAGCCGCAAGATCGTGCTGGAACTGCTCGCCTCGTCGGTGGATCTGTCGACGACCTCGCAGGTCGCCGGATGGATCAAGGAGTACGAGGCGAAGCCGGACCGGTTCGGCCCGGACGCGGCGCGGCTCAACGAGGAGCCGAAGGTCGACAACGAGCTGTATGTGCGGGACTACGACAAGTGCATCCTCTGTTACAAGTGCGTGGACGCGTGTGGGGACCAGTGGCAGAACAGCTTCGCGATCTCCGTGGCCGGACGCGGGTTCGACGCGCGGATCGCGGTGGAGCACGACGCGCCGCTGACCGATTCGGCGTGCGTGTACTGCGGGAACTGCATCGAGGTGTGCCCGACGGGGGCCCTGTCCTTCAAGTCCGAGTTCGACATGCGGGCGGCGGGCACCTGGGACGAGAGCGCGCAGACCGAGACGACGACCGTGTGCGCGTACTGCGGTGTGGGCTGCAACCTCACGCTTCACGTGCAGGACAATGAGATTGTCAAGGTCACCTCGCCGCACGACAACCCGGTGACCCACGGCAACCTCTGTATCAAGGGCCGCTTCGGCTACCAGCACGTACAGAACCGGGACTGAGACACGACATGGGACGAGTCACGGAACGACGCAAGGTGATCCGGATCCGGGACGGGGCGATCTCGACCCGGCCGGACACCCTCGTCGCCGAGGAACCGCTGGAGATCCGGCTCAACGGCAAGCCGCTGGCGATCACGATGCGCACGCCGGGTGACGACTTCGCGCTGGCCGCCGGGTTCCTGGTGAGCGAGGGGGTGCTCGGCGCGGCCGGGGACCTCCAGAACATCGTCTACTGCGCGGGCGCCACGGTGGACGGCTCGAACACCTACAACGTGGTGGACGTGAAGACGGCGCCGGACGTGACCGTCCCCGACATCACCCTCGAACGGAACGTGTACACGACGTCGTCCTGCGGCCTGTGCGGCAAGGCGTCACTCGATGCCGTCCGTACGACGGCCCGCTGGCCGATAGCCGACACTCCCCCGGTCCGGGTCGACCCCGAACTGCTCGCGAGCCTCCCCGACCGGCTGCGCGCGGCCCAGCGGGTCTTCGACCGGACCGGGGGCCTGCACGCGGCGGCCCTGTTCACCGAGGACGGCGAGCTGCTGGACATACGGGAGGACGTGGGCCGGCACAACGCGGTCGACAAGCTGGTCGGCCGCGCCCTGCAGAACGGCGACCTGCCGCTGTCCCGGACGCTCCTGCTGGTCTCGGGGCGGGCCAGCTTCGAGCTGGCGCAGAAGGCGGTGATGGCGGGGATCCCGGTGCTCGCGGCGGTCTCGGCGCCGTCCTCGCTGGCGGTGGATCTCGCCGCGGAGACCGGGCTGACGCTGGTGGGCTTCCTGCGCGGCAGCTCCATGAACGTGTACGCGGGCGAACACCGGCTCGCTCTGCGGACCGCGGCCGCCCAGGCCTGACCGGCTCCCCGCGACACGGCGGCGGGGCCCCGACCGGCGGGGAGCGCCCCCTGCGCCGTGCTGGGGCCCCGCCGTTTTGACAGCTCGGTGGCCTACGGGGTGCGCCGGCCGCTCAGCCACTGGTGAGCGACACGTCCGCGGCCCGGGCCACCGATCCCAGCCGGGGAAAGTCCAGGCGCACCGACGCGTCGTGCTCCGCCGCCGTGAACGCCGTCATCGCGTCCTCCACGAAGACCAGGTCGTAGCCGAGGTCGCCGGCCGCGCGGGCCGTGGACTCGACGCCCAGGTTGGTGGCGATGCCGCCGAGCACCAGGGTGGTGACGCCGCGTTCGCGGAGGCGGTCGTCCAGGCCCGTGCCCTGGAAGCCGCCGATGGTCCGCTTCACGATCTCGACGTCGCCGTCCTTCAGCAGGCCGGCCACCAGGCCGCTGCCGGGCGGTTGCTCGGCGACGCCGGGGCGTTCGACGCGGACGAGGACGACGGTGGCGCCGCGGGAGCGGAAGGCCGCCGCCAACTCCTCGCAGGTCGCGAGGACTTCGGTGCCCTTACGGGGCTCCAGGGGCAGCGCGACGATGCGGTCCATGAGATCGACTAGCACGAGGGCGGTGCGTGCGGCTTCGAGCACGAGGGGTGCGGTCATGACGGAACGTTATCCGCCATCAGCTCTGCGTACCGGAAATCCGGATCAACGGGTCCAGGAATCGGTCACGTTCAGCGGGCGAGAGAAGCCGGGGAGGGGGGCCGTTGGTGTTCCCCATGGCTCCTGGAGGTGTGATGCGTCGCGTCCGCTGCGAATCCAGGCTCGGGGCGCTGGGGGCCGCCCGGCCTCGGGAGGGGGAGGCGGCGCTGGTCACCGCCGCGGCGAGCGGCGCCCTCGCGTCGCTCACGCCCGGCGGGCGGCTCGTGGCCTACAGTTCGGACGGCGGAACAATTCAGACATATGACCTTCTTGTCGGCGCCGAGTCCGTCATCGGATTCCAGCCGGCCCGGATCGCTCGCGGCGATCGAGTCGCGGGGCAACAGAGGGAAAGTGGTACTCCATCCGTGATGTGACACGTGCACGGTTCTTGTGATGTGTGCGATAGCCCAACTAACGTCTGTGATGCGCACTTTGGACGTGGGATGTCCGAATGTTCAGATGCCTGGACGGATGACCAGACGATGAAAGGGCGGGCCGCACCATGCCTTCAAGAGTTCGCGCACGTCTCAGAGCCGCCCTCGTCACGGCCGTCGCCACCTCGGCGACGGCCGTGGCGTTAAGTCCCGCGGAGTCCCAACCGGCCAAGACGGCGCCGGTGTTCGAGCAACAGGTGCTGTTCCGGGCGTCCCAGGATCCCGGGTACGCCTGCTTCCGCATCCCCGCGATCGTGAAGACCAAGGACGGCACGCTGCTGGCGTTCGCCGAGGGGCGGGTGCTCAACTGCGGCGACGCCGCCGACATCGACATCGTGCTGAAGCGGTCGACGGACGGCGGCCGCACCTGGGGTCCGCTCCAGGTCGTCAACGAGGGCGGCGGCGACACGCACGGCAACCCGGCGCCGATCGTGGACCGCGAGACCGGCCGCATCCTGCTGGCGGAGACGTACAACACGGGGCGTACGGACAGCGGCAGTTGCTCGGTGCCATGTGATCGCACACCGCATCTGCAGTACAGCGACGACGACGGCCGGACCTGGTCCCGGCCACGCGATCTGAGCGGCTCGATACTGCCCCCGAACTGGAACTCCTGGTACGCCACCGGCCCCGTGCACGGTATCCAGCTCACCAAGGGCAAGCACGCCGGGCGTCTGGTCTTCGGCGTCAACACCGAGACCTGGGACGGCAGTCGGGTCACCGCCAACCACGCCGCCCTCATCGTCAGCGACGACGGCGGTGACAACTGGCGGATCGGCGCGACCGACTCCTGGCCCATCTCCGCCGCCGACGGCACCTTCCGGCAGAAGCCGTCCGAGGTGACCCTCACCGAGCGCGCGGACGGCACGATCCTCATCAGCGGCCGGGAGCAGGACGGCACCGACCTCGGGCACCGCGCGCAGACGTACAGCAGCGACGGCGGCGACAGCTTCACCGGGCCCTTCCGCGACCTTCCGGACCTCTACACGCCCCAGGTGCAGGGCGCCACGCTCCGCCTGGGCGACCGCATCCTGCTGTCCGCCCCGGGCGACCCGGACCGGCGCCGGACGATGATGATCCGCAGCTCCTACGACGGCGGCGCCGGCTGGGACAGCGTGGACCGCGGCAAGGTCGTCACCACCGACTGGTCCGGCTACTCCGACATGGTGGACATCGACGCGTCCACGGTGGGCCTGATGTACGAGGGCGGTGCGGTCGACGCGCGGGACGAGATCCGCTTCGCGCGGTTCAACGAGGACTGGCTCGGGCCTCGGCGCGGCCCGGACCCGACCACCCCCGACCTCGCCATCGGCGCACCCCGCGCGACCGTGCTCGGCGGCCCCGAGGTGACGGACGGCGTGCTCGGCAACGCCCTGCAGTTCGACGGGGACGACGACGCCGTACGCCTGCCGTATCGGACGAGTCTGCCGCTCGGGACCCGTGAGTTCACGGTGTCGCTGTTCTTCCGGTACTCCGCCACCAGCGGTGAGCAGCCGTTCCTGTGGATGGGCGGGATCGGCGCCAGTCAGCCCCAGGTCTGGCTGCGCGGCGAGCCCGGCAACGACCGGGTGCGCGCCCTGATCACCACGCGGGAGGGGTTCGGGACGGTGCGCACCTCCTCCGTGTGGGCCGGCGGCGCCGCCAACGACGGCCAGTGGCATCACCTCGCCCTGCGGCGCGGCGGCGGGCGGCTGACGCTGTTCCTCGACGGACGGGCGATCAGCACCACGGACGTGCCCGGGTCGGTCAGCCGGAACTCACCGTTCGGCGTGCACATCGGGCAGCGCATGGACAGCCGGGCCTTTCTCACCGGCGCGATCGACGACGTACGCGTGTGGAACCGGGCGCTCGGCGACGAGGAGCTCAGCGCCGCGGCGCTGCGGGCCACCCCCCGCGAGAAGGTGAACACCCGCGACACCGTCCTGTGGCTGCCCATGGACCAAGTGGGCTGAGGCCACTAACGTCCCGGGCGTGCCCGACGACGCACGAGCACGGCAGCGCACGGGAACCGGCCTGGGACTTCTGCTGGCCCTGGTTCTCGCGGCCGTGCTGCTCACCGCCCTCCCGGACGACGGCGAACGGGAGGGCGGTGACGCGTGCGTGCCTCGTTCGGTGGCGTCCTGGTCGGCGGACAAGGACCTCACGGGCGAGTTCGCCCGCTACGGCGACGATCCCTCCCGTGCGGACGACTGGACCGGCGGTGACGGTACGCACTCGGTGCGGCTGCCGGACGGCCGGGTGCTGTGGCTGTTCTCGGACACCTATCTGGGCCGGGTGCACGCCCCGCCCAACCCGTTCGGCGAGTCCTACACCTGGCGGGAGGCGTCCGCCCCGCTGGTGCGCAACTCGGCGGTCGTCATGCGTGACGGCCGCCTGGAGCGCACCCTGTCCACCCCGCTCTTCCCGGACCCCGCCCCGAACCAGTGGCGCTGGCCGGTCGCGGCCCGCGTCGAGCCCCGTTCCCCCGGTTCGTCGCAGCAGGTGCTGCGGGTGCTGCTGTGGGTGCGCACGGCCGGGCAGGCGCCCTGGATCTACGGGGTGCCGACCGCGACCGAGGTCGCCACGCTCTCGCTGCCCGATCTGCGGGTCGAGTCGGTGGTGAAGGTCCTCGACCAGCAGCTGGTGCCGGACGCGTCCCGGCGGGTGCTGTTCGGGACGACGCTGGTCGAGGAGGACGGCTGGACGTACGTCTTCGGCGGCGACGACGGCCAGGCGGCCTCCCGGCCGGTCTCGCACGCGTACGTCGCGCGCGTGCCGGAGGGCCGGCTCGCCGAGCCGGGCGCCTGGCAGTACTGGAACGGGTCGGAGTGGGGGAAGGCCGGAGCCCGGCTGCCCCCGGTGCTGGGGGACGGACAGCGCACGGGGGTGGGCAGCGCCTTCTCGGTGGCGCGGGTGCGCGGGACGTACGTGCTGTTCACGATGGCCGCCGGCAGCAGCGGGCTGACGACCGTGACCTCGTACTGGGCCTGCTCCCCCGCCGGCCCGTGGCACGGGCCGGCCAAGGGCTTCAGCCCGTCGCTGCCGGCGGGCGGCCAGGTCGCCGCCTACAACCCTCAGGTGCACCCCGAGCTGAGCGGCGACGGGCGCCTGGTGCTCAGCTACGACGTCAACTGGCTGGACACCGGCGATGCGGCGGCGCAGCTCAGCCGGAACGTGTCCCTGTACCGACCGCGGTTCGTGACGCTGCGGGCGGCGCCGACACGTTGACCGTCTCCTGGGCGTCGTGGGCGCGGCGCCTGGCGATGACCGCGCACACCATGAGCTGCATCTGGTGGAAGAGCATCAGCGGCAGCACGGCCAGTGAGGCGTGCGCGCCGAACAGGACGCTCGCCATGGGCAGCCCGGCGGCGAGGGACTTCTTCGAGCCGGCGAACTGGATGGCGATGCGGTCCTCGCGGTTGAAGCGCAGCGCCTTGGCGCCGTACCAGGACAGGGCGAGCATCACGGCCAGCAGCACCGCCTCGACGGCGAGCAGGCCGCCCAGCCGGACCGGGCTCACCTGGTGCCAGATGCCCTGGACCATGCCCGCGCTGAACGCGGTGTAGACGACCAGCAGGATCGAGCCGCGGTCGACGAGCCCGAGGACCTTCTTGTGCCGGGCGACGAAACCGCCGATCCAGCGGCGCAGCACCTGCCCGGCGACGAACGGCACGAGCAGTTGCAGCACGATCTTGACGAGCGAGTCGGCGGAGAAGCCGCCCGCGCTGCCGCCGAGCACGGCCGCCGCGAGCAGCGGGGTGATGACGATGCCGACCAGGGAGGAGAAGGAGCCCGCGCAGATCGCGGCGGGCACGTTGCCGCGGGCCATCGAGGTGAAGGCGATCGACGACTGGATGGTCGACGGGACGAGGGTGAGGAACAGCAGGCCCTGGTAGAGCGGGTGGGTCAGGATCACCGGGACGAGGCCGCGCGCCGCCAGGCCCAGCAGCGGGAAGGCGACGAAGGTGCAGACCAGGACGGTGACATGGAGCCGCCAGTGCTTCAGTCCGTCCAGTGCGTCACGGGTGGACAGCCGGGCGCCGTAGAGGAAGAAGAGGAAGGCGATCGCGGCCGTGGAGGCACCGGACGCCACGTCGGAGGCCGTCCCGCGCGCCGGGAACAGGGCCGCGAGGCCCACGGTCCCGAGCAGCAGCAGGATGTACGGGTCGATGGGCATCCAACGCGGCCATTGCAGGCGTTTCACTGTGCTCCACTACTTCGCTTGCTTCGCTGAACATCCGGGCTGATCTTCCGGTTGCGGACACGGACGTGCCCTCTCCATCGTCCTCCGGCGGTCCGCGATCGGGAATCCGGCATACCACTCTGACTGTCATCACGTTTCGCGATAACGGCGGGGTAGCCTGATCGACGTGTACGACCCCTCCCACCTCCGTACGTTCCTGGCGGTGGCCCAGACGCTGAGCTTCACACAGGCCGCCAGACGGCTCGGCCTGCGGCAGTCGACCGTCAGCCAGCACGTACGGCGACTGGAGGACGCGACCGGACGGCCGCTGTTCTCCCGGGACACCCACTCCGTGGAGCTCACCGAGGACGGCGAGGCGATGCTCGGCTTCGCCCGCCGGATCCTGGAGGTGCACGACCAGGCGGCGGCGTTCTTCACCGGCACCCGGCTGCGCGGCCGGCTCCGCTTCGGCGCGTCCGAGGACTTCGTCCTGACCCGGCTGCCGGAGATCCTGGAGGGCTTCCGCTACGACCATCCCGAGGTCGATCTGGAGCTGACGGTCGAGCTCTCGGGCACCCTGCACGAGCAGCTCGCCGCCGGAAAGCTGGACCTGGTGCTGGCCAAGCGGCGTCCGGAGGACCCTCGCGGGGAGCTGGTCTGGCACGACCGGCTGGTGTGGATCGGCGCGGAGCGGCTGCGCCTGGAGCCGGATCGTCCGGTGCCGTTGATCGTCTATCCGCCGCCGGGCATCACCAGGGCGCTGGCCCTGGAGGCGCTGGAGCGGCAGGGGCGCGAGTGGCGGATCGTGTGCACCAGCGGCAGCCTCAACGGGCTGATCGCCGCCGCGCGGGCCGGGCTCGGGGTGATGGCGCACTCGCGGGGGCTGATTCCGCCGGGGCTGCTGCGGGTGCCGGACCGGTCGGGGCTGCCGGAGCTGGGGCGGGTCGACTTCGTGCTGGTGCACGGGGGGCGGCGCACGGCCGCGCAGGGGGCGGCGGACGCGCTGGCGGCGACGATTCTGGCGGGCGGGGACCGGTTGCACCGGCGTCAGCCGTGAAGGAGACCGGAGTGACAGATTCAGCCACTTGGACGCTGACGGAAGAGGCGACGGCTCGGCGCGGTCGACATGATCGGCAGGGGCCGAACCGGGTCGTCGGGTGTACAGATTCGGTGGAGATTACGGGTCCGAAACTTACTCAACCGTCAGTTTTCTGTCCGACCCTTCCCCATGTGAGCGCATTTTGCTTCGCTGACCAGTGCATACCTGAGCACCAGTCCATTTTCGGCCCTCTCCCGTCCGAAAGGCGGGTGGGGTAGCTTTCACGGCGCTGTGCGGAGTGTCAGCCTAGGCATTCGGAGCGGGGAGCGGGGTTTGCGCGAGTTCACCAACCCTCCGTTGGCGTTGGCACCGCCGGTGGGCGGCCTGGCCGACGTCGTCTTCCAGCATGCCCAGGAGGACCCGTTGTACGTCGTCCTGGGCCGCAAGGACGAGGACGGGCACTGGCGGGACGTCACCGCCGCCGAGTTCCGTGACGAGGTCCTGGCCCTGGCCAAGGGCCTGCTGGCCCGGGGCATCCGGTTCGGCGACCGGGTCGCGATCATGTCCCGCACCCGGTACGAGTGGACGCTCTTCGACTTCGCCCTGTGGACGATCGGCGCTCAGGTCGTGCCGATCTACCCCACCTCGTCGGCCGAGCAGTGCTTCTGGACGCTGTACGACGCCGAGTGCTCGGCGGCCATCGTGGAGCACGAGGACCACGCGATGACCATCGCGACCGTCATCGACCGGCTGCCCCGGCTGCACCAGCTCTGGCAGCTCGACGCGAGTGCCGTACAGGAGCTTTACGACGCCGGCGCGCACCTCGACGACGAGGTGGTCCACCGGCACCGGCAGGCGGTCACGCCGGACTCGGTCGCGACGGTCATCTACACCTCGGGCACCACGGGGCGCCCCAAGGGCTGTGTGATCTCGCACGGCAACTTCATGTACGAGGCGGACACCGTCATCGAGCGCTGGGAGCCGGTGTTCCACTCCAAGAAGGGCGACGAGGCGGCGACCCTGCTGTTCCTGCCGCTCGCGCATGTCTTCGGGCGGATGGTGCAGGTCGCCGCGATCCGCGGCCGGGTCCGCTTCGGTCACC
It encodes:
- a CDS encoding molybdopterin oxidoreductase family protein, with the protein product MRKREPKTYTRLTHPLVRDSRDEPFRQATWEEALTRAAEGLARNRGAFGMFSCARATNEMNYVAQKFARVVMGTNNVDSCNRTCHAPSVAGLSAAFGSGGGTSSYEEIEHTDVIVMWGSNARFAHPIFFQHVLKGIRNGARMYAVDPRRTSTAEWAESWLGLNVGTDIPMAHAIGREIIHAGLANEAFIERATSGFEEYKALVEPWTLSLAEKVTGVPAAAIRELAHAYARAERAQLCWTLGITEHHNGTDNVRALINLSLLTGHVGRYGSGLQPLRGQNNVQGGGDMGAIPNRLPGFQDILDPDTRLKFESAWDTVIQPHYGLNLTQMFEAMEEGTLKAVYCIGENPAQSEADSEQAVRRMGQLDFLVVQDIFLTRTAELADVVLPATAGWAETEGTTTNSERRVQRVRRAVTAPGEAREDIDIICELAARLGHEWKYADAEAVWNELRSVSPDHYGMTYERLAEHQGIQWPCPSTEQLEPTYLHGRLWEGDPARRGRPAPFGIVQHDPPVDLTDEEYPVRLTTGRRLDSYNTGVQSGSFASPLRRGEYVELSPEDAERYGVVVGEEVQVTSRRGAVVAPVWVDTALRPGLAFMTMHFPDEVDTNQLTIEANCPIAGTAEFKASAIRIEKLPVATIVR
- a CDS encoding NADH-ubiquinone oxidoreductase-F iron-sulfur binding region domain-containing protein, with the translated sequence MDLHFGDSKPTDDERAAVDALLGPPESSWEGADRSDADLRWARGGREARDRRDLLLPGLHAINDRIGWISEGALDYLCRRLTVPPSEAYGVATFYAMFSVKPRPATVLHVCTDLACAATGASELCAGIESALGPGVHVERSPCLGLCERAPAALAIKAGDPVRTAVSAPATVHDAVLAASAPDSAPQEPPAAMAVPQAGDPGLTLLSRVGVVDPSSLDDYRAHGGYTALRRAFEIGPAGVIREVTDSGLVGRGGAAFPTGRKWQATASQPDHPHYLVCNADESEPGTFKDRVIMEGDPYALIEAMTIAAYATGAHKGYLYLRGEYPRALARLEHAIAQARARGLLGDDVLGQGYAFDIEIRRGAGAYICGEETALFNSIEGYRGEPRSKPPFPVEKGLFGKPTVENNVETLVNVLPILTMGAPAYAAIGTERSTGPKLFCVSGSVARPGIYELPFGATLGELLELAGVRDGLRAVLLGGAAGGFVRPDELGIPLTFEGTREAGTTLGSGVVMAFDDTVPLPRLLLRIAEFFRDESCGQCVPCRVGTVRQEEALHRIAERTGAAAADDIALLREVGRAMRDASICGLGQTAWNAVESAIDRLGAYE
- a CDS encoding 2Fe-2S iron-sulfur cluster-binding protein, whose protein sequence is MTVVPLGIPRRLLEFTIDGEPVRTTEGSTILDACRAAGKDIPTLCEGDTLRPKNACRVCVVEVEGSRTLVPACSRKAEAGMEVRTGTERARHSRKIVLELLASSVDLSTTSQVAGWIKEYEAKPDRFGPDAARLNEEPKVDNELYVRDYDKCILCYKCVDACGDQWQNSFAISVAGRGFDARIAVEHDAPLTDSACVYCGNCIEVCPTGALSFKSEFDMRAAGTWDESAQTETTTVCAYCGVGCNLTLHVQDNEIVKVTSPHDNPVTHGNLCIKGRFGYQHVQNRD
- the fdhD gene encoding formate dehydrogenase accessory sulfurtransferase FdhD, producing the protein MGRVTERRKVIRIRDGAISTRPDTLVAEEPLEIRLNGKPLAITMRTPGDDFALAAGFLVSEGVLGAAGDLQNIVYCAGATVDGSNTYNVVDVKTAPDVTVPDITLERNVYTTSSCGLCGKASLDAVRTTARWPIADTPPVRVDPELLASLPDRLRAAQRVFDRTGGLHAAALFTEDGELLDIREDVGRHNAVDKLVGRALQNGDLPLSRTLLLVSGRASFELAQKAVMAGIPVLAAVSAPSSLAVDLAAETGLTLVGFLRGSSMNVYAGEHRLALRTAAAQA
- a CDS encoding isochorismatase family protein, encoding MTAPLVLEAARTALVLVDLMDRIVALPLEPRKGTEVLATCEELAAAFRSRGATVVLVRVERPGVAEQPPGSGLVAGLLKDGDVEIVKRTIGGFQGTGLDDRLRERGVTTLVLGGIATNLGVESTARAAGDLGYDLVFVEDAMTAFTAAEHDASVRLDFPRLGSVARAADVSLTSG
- a CDS encoding sialidase family protein, with product MPSRVRARLRAALVTAVATSATAVALSPAESQPAKTAPVFEQQVLFRASQDPGYACFRIPAIVKTKDGTLLAFAEGRVLNCGDAADIDIVLKRSTDGGRTWGPLQVVNEGGGDTHGNPAPIVDRETGRILLAETYNTGRTDSGSCSVPCDRTPHLQYSDDDGRTWSRPRDLSGSILPPNWNSWYATGPVHGIQLTKGKHAGRLVFGVNTETWDGSRVTANHAALIVSDDGGDNWRIGATDSWPISAADGTFRQKPSEVTLTERADGTILISGREQDGTDLGHRAQTYSSDGGDSFTGPFRDLPDLYTPQVQGATLRLGDRILLSAPGDPDRRRTMMIRSSYDGGAGWDSVDRGKVVTTDWSGYSDMVDIDASTVGLMYEGGAVDARDEIRFARFNEDWLGPRRGPDPTTPDLAIGAPRATVLGGPEVTDGVLGNALQFDGDDDAVRLPYRTSLPLGTREFTVSLFFRYSATSGEQPFLWMGGIGASQPQVWLRGEPGNDRVRALITTREGFGTVRTSSVWAGGAANDGQWHHLALRRGGGRLTLFLDGRAISTTDVPGSVSRNSPFGVHIGQRMDSRAFLTGAIDDVRVWNRALGDEELSAAALRATPREKVNTRDTVLWLPMDQVG
- a CDS encoding DUF4185 domain-containing protein; amino-acid sequence: MPDDARARQRTGTGLGLLLALVLAAVLLTALPDDGEREGGDACVPRSVASWSADKDLTGEFARYGDDPSRADDWTGGDGTHSVRLPDGRVLWLFSDTYLGRVHAPPNPFGESYTWREASAPLVRNSAVVMRDGRLERTLSTPLFPDPAPNQWRWPVAARVEPRSPGSSQQVLRVLLWVRTAGQAPWIYGVPTATEVATLSLPDLRVESVVKVLDQQLVPDASRRVLFGTTLVEEDGWTYVFGGDDGQAASRPVSHAYVARVPEGRLAEPGAWQYWNGSEWGKAGARLPPVLGDGQRTGVGSAFSVARVRGTYVLFTMAAGSSGLTTVTSYWACSPAGPWHGPAKGFSPSLPAGGQVAAYNPQVHPELSGDGRLVLSYDVNWLDTGDAAAQLSRNVSLYRPRFVTLRAAPTR
- a CDS encoding bile acid:sodium symporter family protein, translating into MPIDPYILLLLGTVGLAALFPARGTASDVASGASTAAIAFLFFLYGARLSTRDALDGLKHWRLHVTVLVCTFVAFPLLGLAARGLVPVILTHPLYQGLLFLTLVPSTIQSSIAFTSMARGNVPAAICAGSFSSLVGIVITPLLAAAVLGGSAGGFSADSLVKIVLQLLVPFVAGQVLRRWIGGFVARHKKVLGLVDRGSILLVVYTAFSAGMVQGIWHQVSPVRLGGLLAVEAVLLAVMLALSWYGAKALRFNREDRIAIQFAGSKKSLAAGLPMASVLFGAHASLAVLPLMLFHQMQLMVCAVIARRRAHDAQETVNVSAPPAASRTAVGTGTRSG